A segment of the Fusobacterium ulcerans genome:
TGCAAAGAAATAGACAGAGTCGTTTCTGAAAAAGGAGTTGACTTGATTGTTCTTGCAGGGTTCCTGTCTATAATAGATGAAGAATTTGTAGAAAAATGGAAGGGGAAGATAATTAATATCCACCCTTCTCTGCTTCCTAAATTTGGAGGACCTGGAATGTATGGAATAAAAGTACATGAAGCAGTCCTTGCAGCAGGAGAGAAAGAAAGCGGATGTACAGTTCATTATGTAGATAGTGGCGTAGATAGTGGAGAAGTGATCTTTCAAGTAAAAGTGCCTGTATTGGAAGGGGATACTGCTGAAGTTCTTCAAAAAAGAATATTAGTAGAAGAGCACAAACTTTTACCAAAATCTATTTCTAAAATAATATCAGAAAGATAAAAAGGAGAAAAAGTTGATGAAAAGAGCATTGATATCAGTTTTTGATAAGAATGGTATATTAGAATTTGCTAACTTTTTAGTTAATCACGGGGTAGAAATAATTTCAACTGGGGGAACCTACAAGCATTTAAAAGAAAATGGAGTACCTGTAATAGAAGTTGCTGAAGTTACTGGAGCACCTGAAATGCTTGATGGAAGAGTAAAAACTCTTCACCCAGTTATTCACGGAGGAATACTTGCTATAAGAGATAATGCAGAACATATGGCAACTATCAAAGAAAGAGGAATATCAACTATTGATATGGTAGTTGTTAATCTTTATCCTTTCTTTAAAAAAGTAAATGAAGATCTTACTTTTGAAGAAAAAGTAGAATTTATAGATATTGGTGGACCTACTATGCTTAGATCTGCTGCTAAATCTTTCCATGATGTAGTAGTTATCAGTGATACTGCTGACTATGAAACAGTAATGAAAGAAATGAAAGCTGGAGAGGTTACATTTGAAACTAAGAAAAGACTGGCTGGAAAAGTATTTAACTTAACATCAGCTTATGATGCAGCTATATCTCAATTCCTATTAGGAGACGAGATGCCTAAATATCTAAATGCTTCATATGAGAAACTAATGGATCTTAGATATGGTGAAAACCCTCACCAAAAAGCAGCTTACTATGTATCTACTACTGATACTGGAGCTATGAAGGATTTTGACCAATTAAATGGAAAAGAACTTTCATTTAACAACCTAAGAGATATGGACGTAGCTTGGAGAACTGTATGTGAATTTATAGAGCCTGCTTGCTGTGGACTAAAACACTCTACACCTTGTGGAGCAGCTATTGGTAAAAATGTTTATGAAGCTTATACAAAAGCTTATGAATGCGACCCAGTATCTATATTTGGTGGAATAGTAGCTCTAAATAAAGAAGTAGATGCTGATACAGCTAGAGAAATGGTAAAAATATTCTTAGAGATTGTTATAGCACCATCATTCACTGATGAAGCTTTAGAAGTACTTAGAACTAAGAAAAACCTTAGAGTTATAAAATGCAAACATACACCTCAGGATAAAATAAATATGGTAAAAGTAGATGGAGGACTTCTTATTCAAGATGAAGATTTAAGCTTCACAACTGATTATGAAGCAGTTACTGAAAAAGCTCCAACTGCTGAAGAGATGGAAAATCTTATCTTTGGAATGAAGGTTGTAAAACATGTAAAATCAAATGCTATTGTTGTAGTAAAAGATATGATGGCAGTAGGAATTGGAAATGGTGAAACTAACAGAATATGGCCGACTAGACAGGCAATAGAAAGAGCAGGAGATAAAATAGAAGGAGCTATCCTTGCTTCTGATGCTTTCTTCCCATTCAGAGACGTTGTAGACGCATGTGCAAAAGCTGGAATAAAAGCTATTATCCAGCCAGGTGGATCTATGAGAGATCAAGAATCTATTGATGCTTGTAACGAACATGAAATGTCAATGGTATTCACTGGTATGAGACACTTCAAACACTAATACAAAGGAGAAATTAAAGTATGAAATTATTAGTAGTTGGCAGCGGTGGAAGAGAACATGCTATCTGCTGGAAAGTAAGCCAGAATAAAAATGTAGAAAAAGTTTTCTGTGCTCCCGGTAATGGAGGAACTGCAACACTTCCAAAGGGAGAAAATGTAAATATAAAAGGGATAGATGAACTTTTAGCATTTGCTGTAAAAGAAAATATAGATCTTACTATTGTAGGAAGTGAAGAACTTCTTGTAGATGGTATAGTAGATAAATTCCAGGAAAAAGGATTAAAAATATTTGGACCAGATAAAAAAGCTGCTCTTTTGGAAGGATCAAAAGCATACGCAAAAGACTTCATGAAAAAATATGGAGTAAAAACTGCTGCTTATGAAGTATTTACTTGTCCTGAAAAAGCAAAAGAATATATAAAAACTTGTGAATTCCCATTAGTTGTAAAAGCTAGTGGACTTGCAGCAGGAAAAGGAGTTCTTATCTGTCAGAATCTGGAAGAGGCTCTGAAAGCTGTAGATGAAATCATGGTAGATAAAGTATTCAGCAGTGCTGGAGAACAAATAGTTGTTGAGGAATTCTTAGATGGTGTAGAAGCTTCTATTCTATCAGTAACAGATTCTAAAGTTATACTTCCTTTTATCTCAGCTAAGGATCACAAGAAGATAGGAGAAAAGGAAACTGGATTGAATACAGGAGGAATGGGAACTATAGCTCCTAATCCTTATGTTACAAAAGAAGTATATGATGCTTTTATCACTGGAATTATGAATCCAACTTTAGAAGGAATCAAAGCTGAGGGAATGAACTTTGCAGGAGTTATTTTCTTTGGACTTATGATAAATGAAAAAGGGGTATACCTTCTTGAATACAATATGAGAATGGGAGATCCTGAAACTCAAGTAGTTTTACCTTTACTTGAATCAGACTTTGTAGAACTTCTTGAAAGTGGTTTAGAAGGTAAATTAGATACTGCTGATGTAAAGTGGAGCAGTAAATCAGCTTGTTGTGTAGTTCTTGCTTCTGGAGGATATCCTGAAGCTTACAAGAAGGGATATGCAATAACTGGAATAGAAAAAGCAGACAATATGGTATTTGTAGCTGGAGCTAAACTGGAAAATGGAGAGCTTCTGACTAATGGTGGAAGAGTATTGAATGTAGTAGCTGTTGGAGATAACTTGGAAGATGCAAGAGCGAAAGCTTATGCAGATGCTGAGAAGGTAGAATTCAAAGATAAGTGCTACAGAAAAGATATTGGAGTACTATATAGATAAAAATTTTAGCAGGGTGACTTTTAAGTAGAGATATAATTTTGAGGTCACCCATATTTATAAGTTTTTAAAAAATATTTTAACTTTATTTTTATAAAATAGTTAAAAGGTATTTGAATTGTATTTGTATGAATATTTCAAAGATAAAATAGTCTTTAATAATAGATATAGAAATTTAATATAAAAGAGAGTAATCTTTAAGCAGAAATTAAATTTGCTTTTTTGACTACTCTCTTTATTTTAAATGTATTATTATTTATTGTAACAGTTTAAAAGTGTTATTCCTATACATACAAGAGCAAGGGCAGCAATAGTTTGTATTCCAAGACTGCTGTACTCTGAAAGTACTATGGCAGAAAGCAAAGTTCCAAATATAGGTTCCATAGCCTTGTAGCCAACTATTTTTGAAATAGGATTATATTTCAAAAGAATTCCCCAAGTTACAAATGTTACAGAGGAAACAAAAACCAGATAGAAAAGTATAAGGAAAGCTCCCATACTTTGAATCTGTAGTGATCCTCCAAGTCCAAGACCTATCATCACAAGGAAAGATCCTCCTATTAAAAA
Coding sequences within it:
- the purD gene encoding phosphoribosylamine--glycine ligase, coding for MKLLVVGSGGREHAICWKVSQNKNVEKVFCAPGNGGTATLPKGENVNIKGIDELLAFAVKENIDLTIVGSEELLVDGIVDKFQEKGLKIFGPDKKAALLEGSKAYAKDFMKKYGVKTAAYEVFTCPEKAKEYIKTCEFPLVVKASGLAAGKGVLICQNLEEALKAVDEIMVDKVFSSAGEQIVVEEFLDGVEASILSVTDSKVILPFISAKDHKKIGEKETGLNTGGMGTIAPNPYVTKEVYDAFITGIMNPTLEGIKAEGMNFAGVIFFGLMINEKGVYLLEYNMRMGDPETQVVLPLLESDFVELLESGLEGKLDTADVKWSSKSACCVVLASGGYPEAYKKGYAITGIEKADNMVFVAGAKLENGELLTNGGRVLNVVAVGDNLEDARAKAYADAEKVEFKDKCYRKDIGVLYR
- the purN gene encoding phosphoribosylglycinamide formyltransferase; this encodes MFKIAVLVSGGGSNLQSIIEKSKSGELACEVACVIGDRECYGVERAAEQGIVSCILDRKVFKKELCKEIDRVVSEKGVDLIVLAGFLSIIDEEFVEKWKGKIINIHPSLLPKFGGPGMYGIKVHEAVLAAGEKESGCTVHYVDSGVDSGEVIFQVKVPVLEGDTAEVLQKRILVEEHKLLPKSISKIISER
- the purH gene encoding bifunctional phosphoribosylaminoimidazolecarboxamide formyltransferase/IMP cyclohydrolase; this translates as MMKRALISVFDKNGILEFANFLVNHGVEIISTGGTYKHLKENGVPVIEVAEVTGAPEMLDGRVKTLHPVIHGGILAIRDNAEHMATIKERGISTIDMVVVNLYPFFKKVNEDLTFEEKVEFIDIGGPTMLRSAAKSFHDVVVISDTADYETVMKEMKAGEVTFETKKRLAGKVFNLTSAYDAAISQFLLGDEMPKYLNASYEKLMDLRYGENPHQKAAYYVSTTDTGAMKDFDQLNGKELSFNNLRDMDVAWRTVCEFIEPACCGLKHSTPCGAAIGKNVYEAYTKAYECDPVSIFGGIVALNKEVDADTAREMVKIFLEIVIAPSFTDEALEVLRTKKNLRVIKCKHTPQDKINMVKVDGGLLIQDEDLSFTTDYEAVTEKAPTAEEMENLIFGMKVVKHVKSNAIVVVKDMMAVGIGNGETNRIWPTRQAIERAGDKIEGAILASDAFFPFRDVVDACAKAGIKAIIQPGGSMRDQESIDACNEHEMSMVFTGMRHFKH